One segment of Panicum virgatum strain AP13 chromosome 3K, P.virgatum_v5, whole genome shotgun sequence DNA contains the following:
- the LOC120697130 gene encoding mediator of RNA polymerase II transcription subunit 32-like, which translates to MEATVEDLSAAYDEFVAAAAAAAVVEARAQTGGEKTAATDAALEAFKQRWELFRVACDHAEELVESIRQRIGSECLVDEATGSASSGSGPAAPGIKPISAVRLEQMSKAVRWLVIELQHGAGGASAPGAAGSGGAATPNAGAGPGPGGQHPEDGGQ; encoded by the coding sequence atggAGGCGACTGTGGAGGACCTGAGCGCGGCGTACGACGAgttcgtggcggcggcggcggcggcggcggtggtggaggcccgCGCGCAGACGGGCGGGGAGAAGACGGCGGCCACGGACGCCGCGCTCGAGGCCTTCAAGCAGCGCTGGGAGCTCTTCCGCGTCGCCTGCGACCACGCCGAGGAGCTCGTCGAGTCCATCCGCCAGCGCATCGGCTCCGAGTGCCTCGTCGACGAGGCCACGGGATCCGCCTCCTCCGGATCCGGGCCCGCCGCCCCCGGCATCAAGCCCATCAGCGCCGTCCGCCTCGAGCAGATGAGCAAGGCCGTCCGCTGGCTCGTCATCGAGCTCCAGCACGGAGCAGGAGGCGCCTCCGCCCCGGGGGCCGCCGGCAGTGGCGGTGCCGCCACCCccaacgccggcgccggcccggGCCCCGGTGGGCAGCACCCCGAGGATGGAGGCCAGTAG